The following coding sequences are from one Mesorhizobium onobrychidis window:
- a CDS encoding CGNR zinc finger domain-containing protein — MAVSWTPHRFTGGMLALDTANTVVLRSDPEKTFDRFDDPAEIARFAEAASGFRAAELGGRPLAAPAPEKIAPVVLSIRETTDRLFRRAVSKGAIATGDMPEFLEACADGLARSRTEIARPGKPFGNPATPIAFEAALAVSALSLLRGDTIARLRICPNCGWLFVDKSRNSSRLWCDMAVCGNRQKANRYYRRRTAAREITNV; from the coding sequence ATGGCAGTATCCTGGACTCCGCACCGCTTCACCGGTGGCATGCTTGCGCTCGACACGGCGAACACCGTCGTCTTGCGGAGCGATCCGGAAAAAACCTTCGACCGTTTCGACGATCCGGCCGAGATCGCCCGCTTTGCCGAAGCGGCGAGCGGCTTTCGCGCCGCCGAACTCGGCGGCAGGCCGCTCGCAGCGCCGGCGCCTGAAAAGATCGCGCCGGTGGTGCTGTCGATCAGGGAGACGACCGATCGGTTGTTTCGCCGTGCGGTTTCGAAAGGTGCGATCGCCACCGGAGACATGCCTGAATTCCTTGAAGCCTGCGCCGACGGACTCGCCCGAAGCCGCACCGAAATCGCGAGGCCCGGAAAACCGTTCGGCAATCCGGCGACGCCGATTGCCTTCGAGGCGGCGCTTGCGGTCTCGGCGCTGTCGCTGCTGCGCGGCGACACAATTGCCAGGCTGAGGATATGTCCGAACTGCGGCTGGCTGTTTGTCGACAAAAGCCGCAATTCCAGCCGCCTCTGGTGCGACATGGCGGTGTGCGGCAATCGACAGAAGGCAAACCGATACTATCGCCGCCGGACCGCGGCGAGGGAGATCACCAATGTCTAA
- a CDS encoding indolepyruvate ferredoxin oxidoreductase family protein — protein sequence MTLHNVALDDKFDLGKERIFLSGAQAVIRMLLMQRERDRRAGLNTAGFVSGYRGSPLGGLDMQLWKARKQLAQSDIVFQPGLNEELAATACWGSQQAELLGEGTHDGVFSVWYGKGPGVDRSGDVFRHANLAGSSRYGGVLALMGDDHMAESSTNAHATEFLFVDTMVPILNPAGVQEIIDYGLYGFAMSRFAGTWAAIKCVKDNIESTASVDAALERLDIVVPDFDMPPGGLNIRNEIDMLGQEERLHEYKRAAASAFIHANGLNRIVYSGGSSPKLGIVTIGKSYLDVRQALEDIGVDETAANRIGIRLFKVGCPWPLDLQHIADFARGLDAIVVVEEKRSLIEVQLRENLYGTAMQPVVVGKKDERGDGLFPAKGALDPNDIAIALGERILRTIGPSDEIAARVATLRQFQAMLADTSDIASRTPFFCSGCPHNSSTKVPDGSLAAAGIGCHFMALWMDRNTVGFTAMGGEGAQWVGQAPFSKRDHIFQNLGDGTYNHSGALAIRFALSTDANITYKILYNDAVAMTGGQPHEGGLTVDMIARQVRAEGVERIAIVTDEPDKYTGKVEFPAGATIHHRDDLDLVQRELRAVRGTSVLIYDQTCAAEKRRRRKRGTFPDPDKRVFINELVCEGCGDCGVQSNCVSIQPVETEFGRKRRIDQSSCNKDFSCINGFCPSFVTVHGAKIRKAEGIAGTTDPLDGVPAPAEFPLGDQGWAAIIDGVGGTGVVTIGAVLGMAAHLEDKGCGMIDMAGLAQKGGSVFTHVRIARSPDDIHAIRVSAGKADLVLGCDLVVSGAQKVLAAVREGHTIFLANTAEIMPGEFTRSADFSLPVERLKKAIRTAAGDEKAHFFDATRTATALFGSSLGANMFMLGFAFQHGGLPLSAEAVEKAIELNGQAVAMNVSAFRWGRRAAHQPDFVRGLVAQPGIAAQNAAVAETLDDIIARRVAFLTGYQNAAYAKRYADRLAALRRAEASAVPGSTAVTEAAARNLFKLMAVKDEYEVARLYTDGSFAAELGKQFQSYDKLEFHLAPPIMGRRGKDGKPRKSSFGPWMMKGFRLLAAMKGLRGTVFDVFCYSTERRTERQLLAQYEADLELVAGALAPGKVEAAAALASVPALIRGYGHVRQASAEKAAGERQRLLDRLAKTPVRPKLQAAE from the coding sequence ATGACACTGCACAATGTCGCGCTCGACGACAAGTTCGACCTGGGAAAGGAGCGCATCTTCCTTTCCGGCGCGCAGGCGGTCATCCGCATGCTGCTGATGCAGCGCGAGCGCGACCGCCGGGCTGGCCTGAACACCGCCGGTTTCGTCTCCGGCTATCGCGGCTCGCCGCTCGGCGGCCTCGACATGCAGCTTTGGAAGGCCAGGAAGCAGCTCGCCCAGTCGGACATCGTCTTTCAGCCCGGCCTCAACGAAGAACTCGCGGCCACGGCATGCTGGGGATCGCAGCAGGCCGAATTGCTGGGCGAGGGCACGCATGACGGCGTCTTTTCTGTCTGGTACGGCAAGGGACCGGGCGTCGATCGCTCCGGCGACGTGTTCCGCCATGCCAACCTCGCCGGCTCGTCCAGATATGGCGGCGTGCTTGCCCTGATGGGCGACGACCACATGGCCGAATCCTCGACCAACGCGCACGCGACCGAGTTCCTGTTCGTCGACACCATGGTGCCGATCCTCAATCCGGCCGGGGTCCAGGAGATCATCGACTATGGGCTCTACGGCTTTGCCATGTCGCGTTTCGCCGGCACATGGGCGGCGATCAAATGCGTCAAGGACAACATCGAATCGACGGCTTCGGTCGATGCCGCACTCGAACGGCTTGATATCGTCGTCCCGGACTTCGACATGCCGCCCGGCGGCCTCAACATTCGCAACGAGATCGACATGCTCGGCCAGGAGGAGCGGCTGCATGAATACAAGCGCGCCGCTGCTTCGGCCTTCATCCATGCCAACGGGCTGAACCGGATCGTCTATTCCGGCGGCAGCAGCCCGAAGCTTGGCATCGTCACTATCGGCAAGAGCTATCTCGACGTTCGCCAGGCGCTGGAAGACATCGGCGTCGACGAGACTGCCGCCAACCGCATTGGTATCAGGCTATTCAAGGTCGGTTGCCCGTGGCCGCTCGACCTGCAGCACATCGCCGATTTCGCTCGCGGCCTCGACGCCATCGTCGTCGTCGAGGAGAAACGCTCGCTGATCGAGGTGCAACTGCGCGAGAACCTTTACGGCACCGCCATGCAGCCGGTCGTCGTCGGCAAGAAGGACGAGCGCGGCGACGGGCTGTTCCCGGCCAAGGGCGCGCTCGACCCCAATGACATCGCAATCGCGCTCGGCGAGAGAATCTTGCGGACAATCGGCCCGTCGGACGAAATCGCCGCGCGGGTGGCGACACTTCGCCAGTTCCAGGCGATGCTCGCCGACACGTCAGACATCGCCTCGCGCACCCCCTTCTTCTGCTCCGGCTGCCCGCACAATTCCTCGACCAAGGTGCCCGACGGCTCGCTCGCCGCCGCCGGCATCGGCTGCCATTTCATGGCGCTGTGGATGGATCGCAACACCGTTGGTTTCACCGCGATGGGCGGTGAGGGCGCGCAATGGGTCGGCCAGGCACCGTTCTCCAAGCGCGATCACATTTTCCAGAATCTCGGCGACGGTACCTACAACCACTCTGGTGCGCTGGCGATCCGCTTCGCGCTGTCGACCGACGCCAACATCACCTACAAGATCCTCTACAACGACGCCGTCGCCATGACCGGCGGTCAGCCGCACGAGGGTGGCCTGACCGTGGACATGATCGCCAGGCAGGTGCGGGCCGAGGGCGTCGAGCGAATCGCCATCGTCACCGACGAGCCGGACAAATATACCGGCAAGGTCGAATTCCCCGCCGGCGCCACCATCCATCACCGCGACGATCTCGACCTCGTCCAGCGCGAATTGCGCGCGGTCAGGGGCACATCCGTGCTGATCTACGACCAGACCTGCGCCGCCGAAAAGCGCCGCCGCCGCAAGCGCGGCACCTTCCCGGATCCCGACAAGCGCGTCTTCATCAACGAACTGGTCTGCGAAGGCTGCGGCGATTGCGGGGTGCAGTCGAATTGCGTGTCGATCCAGCCGGTCGAGACCGAATTCGGCCGCAAGCGCAGGATCGACCAGTCGAGCTGCAACAAGGATTTCTCCTGCATCAACGGCTTCTGCCCGTCCTTCGTCACCGTGCATGGCGCCAAGATCAGGAAGGCAGAGGGTATTGCCGGCACGACCGATCCGCTCGACGGCGTGCCAGCGCCCGCCGAATTCCCGCTCGGCGACCAAGGCTGGGCGGCGATCATCGACGGCGTCGGCGGCACCGGCGTCGTCACCATCGGCGCGGTGCTTGGCATGGCGGCCCATCTCGAAGACAAGGGCTGCGGCATGATCGACATGGCCGGCCTTGCCCAGAAGGGCGGCTCGGTGTTCACCCATGTCCGCATCGCGCGCAGCCCGGACGATATCCATGCCATCCGCGTTTCAGCCGGCAAGGCAGACCTTGTGCTTGGCTGCGACCTTGTCGTGTCGGGCGCCCAAAAGGTGCTCGCCGCGGTGCGCGAGGGCCACACGATCTTCCTCGCCAACACCGCCGAGATCATGCCCGGCGAGTTTACCCGGTCGGCGGATTTCTCGCTGCCTGTCGAGCGGCTGAAAAAGGCGATCCGCACTGCCGCAGGCGACGAGAAGGCGCATTTCTTCGATGCCACACGCACCGCCACCGCGCTGTTCGGCAGCTCGCTCGGCGCCAACATGTTCATGCTCGGCTTCGCCTTTCAGCATGGCGGCTTGCCGTTGTCGGCCGAGGCAGTCGAAAAGGCGATCGAGCTCAACGGCCAGGCCGTGGCGATGAACGTCTCAGCCTTCCGCTGGGGCCGCCGCGCCGCCCACCAGCCGGATTTCGTGCGCGGCCTCGTTGCCCAGCCGGGAATTGCTGCACAGAACGCCGCTGTCGCCGAGACGCTGGACGACATCATCGCCCGCCGCGTCGCCTTCCTCACCGGCTATCAGAACGCCGCCTATGCCAAGCGCTACGCCGACAGACTGGCCGCGCTGCGCAGGGCCGAAGCCAGTGCGGTGCCCGGTTCGACTGCTGTGACCGAAGCCGCCGCGAGGAACCTGTTCAAGCTGATGGCGGTCAAGGACGAATACGAGGTGGCAAGGCTCTACACTGACGGCTCCTTCGCCGCCGAACTGGGGAAGCAGTTCCAGAGCTACGACAAACTCGAATTCCATCTCGCGCCGCCGATCATGGGCAGGCGCGGCAAGGACGGCAAACCGAGGAAGTCGAGTTTCGGTCCCTGGATGATGAAAGGATTCCGCCTGCTGGCAGCGATGAAAGGCTTGCGCGGCACGGTCTTCGACGTGTTCTGCTACAGCACCGAAAGGCGTACGGAACGGCAGCTTCTTGCGCAATACGAGGCCGACCTGGAGCTTGTCGCCGGCGCGCTGGCGCCGGGCAAGGTCGAGGCCGCGGCAGCACTTGCCTCGGTGCCGGCGCTCATTCGCGGCTATGGTCACGTCAGGCAGGCCAGTGCCGAAAAGGCCGCTGGCGAGCGCCAGAGGCTGCTCGATCGCCTGGCAAAGACGCCGGTTCGGCCAAAACTCCAGGCCGCCGAGTGA